From Styela clava chromosome 6, kaStyClav1.hap1.2, whole genome shotgun sequence, one genomic window encodes:
- the LOC120331111 gene encoding G-protein coupled receptor 61-like — protein MNESSYQVYVGGDDAFLPFFLIVGILLAVAANLTLLVALLKIQDLEFYSFIKLMCYLDLVAAVTVFPMALTVSANHGVLNNPVFCNIYGILTAFLNRASMLNVCAINVERYYFISRPMHYNHAMPSSLSTAINCGLMGLSLLVALGPIVVSLWTNVDAYKPLSYAPLCASIPTTAILVLLGYVDVIVSFFIPWCIILAVSVGMLNIACKIIHPSVQPIKCRPIARSNGPCKSTHLPGEMSLINHHIFRLSGRINNTRNPARNVPHFVPPTRPNGNLKALVTITTSLCVFTVLNAPMAAFIIIMCSSFENNSSRSSEGPTLEYIVCITMFTTYFIYPLLNGLTNREIRIKMLQMVRNSMSLHIIDIEEMNEISSIGSKVNIQRTPVKIIKHKNTNINIQIVEASVQNSSSINDVSHHFQAKMTSSKIQESFTETVIVHETTNNIHSEYSPERRSTAPGGKRGQSREYKMAFASNLPPHLKTFVVTQSCPLPRRGPKRSNSASDQLGHMKCIAIRRRSKSYTNPPFGGNSSYYNENNNNNRKVFPIPKQEETINLPGMVI, from the exons ATGAACGAGTCAAGTTATCAAGTTTATGTTGGAGGCGACGACgcttttttgccatttttcctgATTGTTGGAATCCTTCTGGCAGTTGCCGCAAACCTCACACTCCTTGTGGCGCTACTGAAAATTCAAGATCTGGAATTTTACTCTTTTATCAAACTGATGTGTTACTTGGACCTTGTCGCAGCGGTTACTGTATTTCCAATGGCACTGACAGTTTCCGCGAATCACGGAGTCCTGAATAATCCTGTTTTTTGCAACATATATGGGATTCTCACAGCGTTTCTGAACCGTGCGTCAATGCTGAATGTGTGTGCAATAAACGTTGAAAG atattattttatttcccgTCCCATGCACTACAATCATGCGATGCCAAGCAGTTTATCAACAGCTATAAATTGTGGATTGATGGGACTATCTCTGCTGGTGGCCCTAGGCCCTATAGTGGTTTCATTGTGGACCAACGTGGATGCCTACAAACCTTTGTCTTATGCACCGCTCTGCGCCAGCATCCCTACAACGGCGATACTGGTATTATTGGGATATGTTGACGTTATTGTTTCATTCTTTATACCTTGGTGCATCATACTTGCCGTCAGTGTTG GTATGTTGAATATAGCCTGCAAAATCATTCACCCGTCTGTACAACCCATCAAATGCCGGCCAATTGCACGATCGA atggGCCATGCAAATCAACTCATCTTCCTGGTGAAATGTCTCTCATAAATCATCATATCTTCAGACTATCTGGAAGGATTAATAATACGAGGAATCCAGCTCGAAATGTCCCCCATTTTGTTCCTCCGACACGGCCCAATGGTAATTTGAAAGCTTTGGTAACCATAACTACATCGTTGTGTGTTTTCACTGTTCTGAATGCACCGATGGCCGCATTCATTATCATAATGTGTTCTAGCTTTGAAAACAACTCGAGTCGAAGCTCAGAAGGGCCCACTCTTGAATACATAGTCTGCATCACTATGTTTACAACCTATTTCATATATCCTTTGCTAAATGGGCTCACGAACAGGGAAATACGCATTAAAATGCTTCAAATGGTTCGAAATAGTATGAGTCTTCATATTATCGACATCGAAGAGATGAATGAGATAAGCAGCATTGGAAGTAAGGTGAATATACAAAGAACACCTGTGAAGATTATAAAACACAAGAACACAAACATCAATATTCAAATAGTAGAAGCAAGCGTTCAAAACTCAAGCTCTATCAATGATGTATCGCATCATTTCCAAGCTAAAATGACATCGTCTAAAATTCAAGAGTCATTTACCGAAACTGTAATCGTCCATGAAACTACAAATAACATTCATAGTGAATATTCGCCGGAAAGAAGATCAACTGCACCAGGTGGTAAACGTGGACAATCGCGTGAATATAAAATGGCATTTGCCAGTAACTTGCCCCCCCATTTGAAAACTTTCGTTGTTACACAATCCTGTCCTTTGCCAAGGAGGGGTCCCAAAAGATCAAATTCCGCCTCTGATCAATTAGGGCATATGAAATGTATTGCAATAAGGAGACGTTCGAAATCATATACCAACCCACCTTTTGGGGGTAACTCATCATATTACaatgaaaacaacaataacaacaggAAAGTCTTTCCAATTCCGAAACAAGAGGAGACGATAAACTTGCCTGGAATGGTGATATGA